CGCCCCTTGAACACCCGTACCGTGGGTTTGGCGGGTGCTCCGGCCCGCTCCCGGGCAACCCGGGAGCGGAGCGCCTCGTACTCCCGGAGGTCCGTGAGGACCTTGATGGTGTTCCAGATCGCCTCCTCCAGCTGGCCCGCGCCCTTCGTGAGCAGGGCGAGCAGGGGCTCGATCACGCTCTTGTCGTGGAGCTTCCCCAGGAGCTTGATGGCGATCCGGCGCACGTCCAGGTCCTCGTCCTCCAGCAGCCGCAGCAGCTCCTCTTTCGACCGGGCTCCCGCCACGTCGAACAGGGCCCGCATGGCGAACTTCCGCACCTTGGGGTTCGGATGTCCCAGGGCGGCCCGGAGGCTCTCCTCCGTCTGGGGGGAGGCCAGCTTGCGGAACGCGGCGGCCACCTGCGGCGGCAGCTGCGCCTCCCGGTCCCCGTGGGGGGGCTCGATCACGCCCCGCTCCTCCAGGCGGGGCAGATGGTTCACCACCGCCTCCTGCATCCGGCCATCCGCGAGGAACAGGCGGACGAGGGGTTCCACCACCCGCTCGTCCCCCAGCCGGCACAGCAGGGCGATGGCGGACTCCCGGATGTGGACGTTCTCGTCCTGGAGGGCCGCGAGCAGCGGCTCCACCGCCCGACCGCGGAGGTCCATGATGATGCGCAGGGCCAGGTTCTGCACCCGGCGCCGGCTGCCGCGGTCCCGGAGGGTTTCCAGAAGCGGCCGGACCGCGGCGGGACCGACGCGCTTGAGGGCGTCCACGGCCGCGGTCTGCAGGTTCCGCTCGCGCCTGCCCAGCACCCGGACCAGGCCGGCGACCGCCCCGGGATCGGGGGCCTGCAGGATCTGGTTGAGGGCCTCCTGCACCACCTGTTCGGACCGGTCTCCCAGGGCGAACCGGATGCCCTCCAGGGCCCGGGGATCCCGGTGCCGCAGGCGTCCCAAGGCGTGCACCGCGCTCTTGCGCACGTACTCGTCGGGGTCGTC
This genomic interval from Armatimonadota bacterium contains the following:
- a CDS encoding HEAT repeat domain-containing protein gives rise to the protein MANWEAMVGRALENLRSPDAAVRSDAALTLGKLEAPEAPAELVGRAIEALSRILDDPDEYVRKSAVHALGRLRHRDPRALEGIRFALGDRSEQVVQEALNQILQAPDPGAVAGLVRVLGRRERNLQTAAVDALKRVGPAAVRPLLETLRDRGSRRRVQNLALRIIMDLRGRAVEPLLAALQDENVHIRESAIALLCRLGDERVVEPLVRLFLADGRMQEAVVNHLPRLEERGVIEPPHGDREAQLPPQVAAAFRKLASPQTEESLRAALGHPNPKVRKFAMRALFDVAGARSKEELLRLLEDEDLDVRRIAIKLLGKLHDKSVIEPLLALLTKGAGQLEEAIWNTIKVLTDLREYEALRSRVARERAGAPAKPTVRVFKGRDVSADWWREQD